A genomic stretch from Corynebacterium kutscheri includes:
- a CDS encoding o-succinylbenzoate synthase translates to MLNVADILDRCTVVSLPMRLRFRGVTQREAVLIDGPCGWGEFAPFKEYDACESASWLESALEMAYEGPPVFHRSSIPINATIPAVAPDKVEEILARFPGCDTVKVKIAEPGQSLKDDIARVAAVREILPLSKIRVDANGALTVAEAVKTAHALGPLDYLEQPCASVIELAELRQQLIRAGLFIRVAADESIRRVRDPYEVAKKQAVDVAVIKAAPMGGPRRVGEIAEFMRSRGLDITVSSALDMGVGMNAGIAAVAALPRMSDDEEFDVPPAAAGLGTQQFFVEDITPKRTIEAGHIAVEMLDPCPDRLAEFRLNGKDKDWWFDRLTQCFAYLDR, encoded by the coding sequence ATGCTTAATGTTGCTGACATTTTGGATCGTTGCACAGTTGTTTCGCTTCCCATGCGCCTTCGCTTCCGGGGAGTTACTCAGCGTGAAGCCGTGCTTATCGACGGCCCTTGCGGCTGGGGTGAATTTGCTCCTTTTAAGGAGTACGATGCTTGCGAGTCTGCATCATGGCTAGAAAGTGCCTTAGAGATGGCCTATGAGGGGCCGCCAGTTTTTCACCGTAGTAGCATTCCGATCAATGCTACTATTCCTGCTGTTGCTCCAGATAAAGTAGAAGAGATCTTGGCGCGCTTTCCTGGTTGCGATACCGTCAAAGTGAAAATCGCAGAACCAGGACAATCTTTGAAAGACGATATTGCGCGAGTAGCTGCAGTGCGCGAAATTTTACCCCTCAGCAAAATTCGAGTAGATGCAAATGGCGCATTAACTGTTGCTGAAGCGGTTAAAACAGCACACGCGTTAGGCCCATTGGATTATTTGGAGCAGCCGTGCGCAAGTGTGATTGAACTTGCCGAATTACGTCAACAATTAATTCGGGCGGGTTTATTTATACGTGTGGCAGCAGATGAATCTATTAGGCGTGTACGCGATCCTTATGAAGTAGCAAAAAAACAGGCGGTTGATGTTGCAGTGATTAAGGCTGCCCCAATGGGTGGCCCGCGCCGGGTAGGTGAAATTGCTGAATTTATGCGAAGCCGTGGTTTAGATATAACCGTCAGTTCTGCCCTAGATATGGGGGTAGGAATGAATGCCGGTATTGCAGCGGTAGCGGCGCTTCCAAGGATGAGTGATGATGAGGAATTTGATGTTCCACCGGCAGCTGCAGGTTTAGGTACACAGCAGTTCTTTGTCGAGGATATTACCCCGAAACGCACAATTGAAGCAGGTCATATTGCTGTTGAGATGTTAGATCCTTGTCCGGATCGTTTGGCAGAATTTAGGCTCAATGGCAAAGACAAGGACTGGTGGTTTGATCGTTTAACGCAATGTTTTGCATATCTTGATCGCTAG
- a CDS encoding DUF3592 domain-containing protein — protein sequence MPHIPNYHPLRIRHRLYQLILLLYITAIVGCAAMVIGPLKNDREIEASPQRTLARVTNVSPNRTTVEYQDNQGMYHSPETGLLYPTGLGEGQRVWVDYAETNPDLVKVAGRSWTLSVVPALSSALVVTVIAALLWWGISVITSWYLRRRSTE from the coding sequence ATTCCGCACATTCCTAATTACCATCCACTGCGTATCCGACATCGGTTATATCAATTAATTCTTTTACTTTATATAACCGCGATTGTTGGCTGTGCAGCGATGGTAATTGGTCCATTAAAAAATGATCGTGAAATTGAGGCCAGTCCCCAACGCACCCTAGCGCGGGTTACTAATGTTTCCCCAAATCGCACTACTGTGGAATATCAAGATAATCAGGGGATGTACCACTCGCCGGAGACCGGGTTGCTATATCCAACTGGGCTTGGCGAAGGCCAACGGGTTTGGGTTGACTACGCTGAAACTAATCCCGATTTAGTAAAAGTGGCAGGGCGCTCATGGACACTGTCGGTTGTTCCTGCACTGAGTAGCGCGCTGGTGGTAACAGTTATTGCCGCATTACTGTGGTGGGGCATAAGCGTTATTACCTCCTGGTACCTTAGACGTCGATCAACCGAGTGA
- a CDS encoding polyprenyl synthetase family protein yields the protein MSNGAAGNRKNSVEPATHVDLGDEPLNLAIAEGMQRVEELLLAELAVGEDFIVEKVLHLARAGGKRFRPMMALLASNYGSNPLNLNVIRAAVVVEMTHLATLYHDDVMDESDKRRGVESANSRWDNSVAILAGDILLAHVSRLMAVLGTDTVAHFSETFGTLVTGQMRETIGAQDGDPVAHYMKVIEEKTGVLIASAGYLGALHSGAKSEHIEALRGFGAAIGMVFQIVDDIIDIFSDTTESGKVPGTDLREGVFTLPVLYALREDTPVGAQLRELLTGPIHEDDSVTRALDLLTQSTGREQALADVYRYLEIAESHLAQLPDNETTVALRNLARFTVQRVG from the coding sequence ATGAGCAACGGCGCCGCAGGAAATCGAAAAAATAGTGTAGAACCTGCTACCCACGTTGATCTAGGGGATGAACCCCTTAATCTGGCTATCGCTGAGGGAATGCAGCGAGTAGAGGAGCTATTGCTTGCTGAATTGGCTGTAGGCGAGGATTTTATCGTCGAAAAAGTATTGCATCTGGCCCGAGCTGGGGGTAAGCGTTTTCGCCCGATGATGGCACTCTTGGCTTCAAATTATGGGTCTAATCCGCTTAATCTCAATGTGATTAGAGCAGCCGTTGTTGTAGAGATGACTCATTTAGCCACTTTGTATCACGATGATGTGATGGATGAATCAGATAAGCGGCGAGGGGTCGAAAGTGCCAATTCGCGTTGGGATAATTCGGTGGCGATTCTTGCTGGCGATATTTTGCTTGCTCACGTATCTCGTTTGATGGCGGTTCTAGGAACTGATACTGTTGCGCATTTCTCAGAAACCTTTGGCACTTTGGTTACTGGCCAGATGCGAGAAACCATCGGTGCTCAAGATGGTGATCCTGTGGCGCACTATATGAAGGTTATTGAAGAGAAAACTGGTGTGTTGATTGCCTCCGCAGGCTATCTAGGTGCGTTACATTCAGGTGCGAAGTCAGAACATATCGAAGCATTGCGTGGTTTTGGTGCGGCCATTGGAATGGTATTCCAAATTGTCGATGACATTATCGACATTTTTTCCGATACTACTGAGTCTGGAAAAGTTCCGGGTACTGACCTTCGTGAGGGTGTTTTTACCCTGCCAGTTTTGTATGCACTTCGAGAAGATACCCCCGTTGGGGCACAGTTGCGTGAACTTTTAACTGGCCCTATACACGAAGATGACAGCGTAACACGTGCACTTGATTTGCTTACTCAATCAACTGGGCGAGAACAAGCGCTTGCCGACGTTTATCGCTATCTTGAGATAGCCGAATCTCATTTAGCGCAATTACCGGATAATGAGACTACTGTTGCGCTGCGTAATTTAGCACGGTTTACAGTGCAACGAGTTGGTTAA
- a CDS encoding geranylgeranyl reductase family protein: MPSNNSSLVHHADIVIIGGGPAGSAAAIHAARRGFHTIIVEQSPFPRDKTCGDGLTPRAIYQLQLLNIATEITKRYSSQGLKLHGFGGSVTVPWPNSVFGQVGSAMPRIEFDQLLHATANAYEETNTIFGTALRAHMGHDHRINSIELSDGKLIKTRFVVVADGVRSTFGKTLGRKWHKEEVYGIAARSYCATAYSNEPWIHSHLELRDNNGNVQPGYGWVFPLGNGHANVGCGALSTDRRPAKINTKKLLHFYADKLHEEWEFSTPEKVTSALLPMGGAVSGVSGKNWVLIGDAAACVNPLNGEGIDYGLETAAKAIELFDDHVDLTNLWPLVLRENYGNAFSLARTLARALTYPQLLPALGPLGLRGRLGQKAMPIAARLMGNLISDEDHDFVARLWRGAGSATRRFSNTPLWS; this comes from the coding sequence GTGCCAAGCAATAATTCTTCTTTAGTCCATCATGCAGATATCGTTATTATCGGCGGTGGACCAGCTGGTTCAGCTGCGGCTATTCATGCCGCGCGCCGTGGTTTTCACACTATTATCGTGGAACAATCGCCCTTTCCACGCGATAAAACCTGTGGCGATGGCTTAACCCCCCGTGCGATATACCAATTACAACTACTTAACATCGCTACGGAAATCACCAAACGATACAGCTCTCAAGGGCTGAAATTACATGGTTTTGGTGGATCCGTGACCGTACCATGGCCCAATAGTGTCTTCGGCCAGGTGGGCTCAGCTATGCCCCGCATAGAGTTTGACCAACTACTTCATGCCACTGCTAACGCATATGAGGAGACCAACACGATCTTTGGTACCGCCTTACGCGCCCATATGGGACACGATCATCGTATCAACAGCATTGAGCTTTCAGATGGCAAGCTCATTAAAACTCGCTTTGTTGTGGTCGCTGATGGGGTACGTTCTACTTTTGGCAAAACCCTAGGGCGAAAATGGCATAAAGAAGAAGTTTATGGAATTGCTGCCCGCAGTTACTGTGCTACTGCGTATAGCAATGAACCGTGGATTCATTCCCATCTTGAACTACGCGACAACAACGGTAATGTTCAGCCTGGCTACGGTTGGGTATTTCCACTGGGTAATGGACACGCCAATGTTGGTTGTGGGGCGCTATCGACTGATCGTCGTCCAGCAAAAATTAATACCAAAAAGCTACTGCATTTTTACGCAGATAAATTACACGAAGAATGGGAATTTTCCACTCCCGAAAAAGTCACCTCTGCACTACTGCCAATGGGTGGTGCGGTAAGCGGTGTCTCCGGTAAAAACTGGGTTCTCATTGGCGATGCCGCAGCCTGTGTAAATCCGCTGAATGGCGAAGGAATTGACTACGGATTAGAAACCGCCGCTAAAGCAATAGAGCTTTTCGACGACCACGTTGATCTCACTAATCTGTGGCCACTTGTCCTAAGAGAAAACTACGGAAATGCGTTTAGCCTGGCGCGCACCCTAGCGCGTGCGCTGACATATCCACAGTTGCTACCAGCACTCGGGCCGTTAGGTCTACGCGGTCGCCTAGGGCAAAAAGCAATGCCGATAGCAGCACGACTTATGGGCAACCTAATTAGCGACGAGGATCATGATTTCGTAGCTCGACTATGGCGTGGAGCAGGATCTGCCACACGACGGTTTAGCAATACTCCACTGTGGTCCTAG
- a CDS encoding glycosyltransferase family 4 protein — translation MRIAIVAESFLPEINGVSNSVARILDYAADHGHEVIIIAPGKAINKRTRDDRKNDEVTAHTPQSYAGFPIIRVPSIYPPLIDSFAVGVPTRTLSKALTNFRPDIVHLASPFVLGGVASFIARCKKIPTVAVYQTDIAGFANRYHLSQCATASWWWTRMVHNNCQRTLAPSRTSMLELRRRGIKNLYCWARGVDTMLFHPDNGDQKLRLAWDPTGKKTIVGYVGRLAAEKGVHRLRVLEQRRDMQLIIVGDGPERKQLATLLPSAIFLGARTGKELSRIYASFDVFVHPGEFETFCQTIQEAHASGVSTIAPRAGGPIDLINSDNGLLLDLEHFETDLVAAVDKLRGLSSDSVRQTVLGKTWPAVCEQLFEHYRCVQDS, via the coding sequence ATGCGTATTGCCATTGTTGCCGAATCCTTTTTGCCAGAGATAAATGGCGTCAGTAATTCCGTAGCGCGCATTCTTGACTATGCAGCTGACCACGGACACGAGGTAATTATTATCGCGCCGGGAAAAGCAATAAATAAACGTACTAGAGACGATCGTAAGAATGATGAGGTAACTGCTCATACACCCCAAAGTTACGCCGGGTTTCCCATTATTCGCGTTCCTAGTATTTACCCGCCATTGATTGATTCTTTTGCTGTGGGGGTACCTACTCGAACACTGTCAAAAGCTTTAACTAATTTTCGCCCAGATATTGTTCATCTTGCATCCCCTTTTGTTTTAGGTGGTGTGGCGTCTTTTATTGCTCGGTGCAAGAAAATACCAACAGTGGCGGTGTATCAAACTGATATTGCTGGTTTTGCGAACCGTTATCACCTAAGCCAATGTGCTACTGCAAGTTGGTGGTGGACTCGGATGGTTCACAATAATTGTCAGCGTACTTTAGCCCCAAGTCGTACGAGTATGCTTGAGTTGCGTCGCCGGGGAATTAAAAACCTGTATTGTTGGGCAAGGGGAGTGGATACGATGCTCTTTCACCCCGATAACGGTGATCAGAAATTACGCTTGGCTTGGGATCCTACCGGTAAGAAAACCATTGTGGGTTATGTTGGGCGTTTGGCTGCGGAAAAAGGGGTACACCGCCTGCGGGTACTGGAACAACGTCGCGATATGCAGCTGATTATCGTTGGTGATGGTCCAGAGCGGAAACAATTGGCCACGCTGTTGCCGTCGGCGATTTTTCTTGGGGCACGCACTGGTAAAGAGCTTTCTCGAATATATGCGAGTTTTGATGTTTTCGTTCATCCAGGAGAATTCGAAACTTTTTGTCAGACCATTCAAGAAGCACATGCTTCTGGCGTTTCGACGATCGCCCCACGAGCAGGTGGCCCTATTGATTTGATTAACAGCGACAATGGTTTATTGCTTGATCTTGAGCATTTTGAAACAGATTTAGTAGCAGCCGTCGATAAGCTGCGAGGTTTATCTAGCGATAGTGTTCGTCAAACTGTTTTAGGAAAAACCTGGCCGGCAGTATGCGAACAGCTTTTTGAACATTATCGGTGCGTACAAGATTCATAA
- a CDS encoding demethylmenaquinone methyltransferase — protein sequence MAKADLEKKPFDVASMFDGVGEKYDLTNTIVSFGQDRRWRRRTRERLNLQPGQKVLDLAAGTAVSTIELSKSGAWCVACDFSLGMLAAGHDRDVAKVCGDGMNLPFPDNTFDAVTISYGLRNIHDYQAGLREMARVTKPGGTLTVAEFSTPIVPGFSLVYKEYLMRFLPRVAKIFSSNPEAYEYLADSIRAWPDQEDLARAINANGWQNCGWQNLTLGIVSLHSATKPS from the coding sequence GTGGCTAAGGCAGATCTGGAAAAGAAACCTTTCGACGTTGCATCTATGTTCGATGGCGTCGGGGAGAAATACGACCTTACAAATACCATTGTCAGCTTCGGCCAAGACCGTAGATGGCGTCGGCGCACACGTGAACGACTTAACCTTCAGCCAGGGCAAAAAGTCCTTGATCTTGCTGCTGGAACTGCCGTCTCGACCATTGAATTAAGCAAATCAGGTGCCTGGTGTGTGGCCTGTGATTTTTCTTTAGGCATGCTTGCCGCCGGACACGATCGTGATGTGGCGAAAGTGTGCGGCGATGGGATGAATCTACCCTTTCCCGATAACACCTTTGACGCGGTGACCATTTCGTATGGATTACGCAACATTCATGATTACCAAGCTGGATTACGCGAAATGGCACGAGTAACTAAACCTGGTGGGACTTTGACAGTCGCGGAATTTTCTACTCCGATTGTGCCTGGTTTTTCCCTTGTGTATAAGGAATACTTGATGCGGTTTTTGCCTCGGGTTGCGAAAATTTTTTCTTCCAACCCAGAAGCATATGAATATCTTGCAGATTCAATCCGGGCTTGGCCAGACCAGGAAGACTTGGCACGCGCTATTAACGCAAATGGGTGGCAAAATTGTGGGTGGCAAAACCTCACTTTAGGCATTGTGTCATTGCATTCTGCCACCAAACCCTCCTAG
- the menD gene encoding 2-succinyl-5-enolpyruvyl-6-hydroxy-3-cyclohexene-1-carboxylic-acid synthase, giving the protein MTSSPELAARIADELSNYLTDVVICPGSRNSALSLALIARSDIRVHVRIDERSAAFFALGMARVAQRHVGVITTSGTAVANCLPAMIEAEYAHVPLAIISADRPARLRGTGASQTINHDGLLGIPTLHIQTLEDVEAIADRFSSAQVHININFVDPLVAGLPEIVDKPAKVIPPFSDYHDHGEIELDLSKNTIVVAGDEAWDVEELADVPTIAEPTTISPLWPIHSLGAAIFLQEKVRINGTMVYPKPEQIVVVGHPTLHRHVFQLMADPQIDYYVLTRTETITNPLGREVTVGSRVKTTGKPSKEWKNICAALSHQGAEAVRSVVVGKEHGFTGLHVAAAITDTLGTGDAFFVGASNPIRDVSFTGLPFYGTDTFSPRGAAGIDGSVSQAIGIAIATQAAHPEEPRAPRTIALLGDVTFLHDVGGLFFGPESPKPENLTIVVANDSGGGIFEILEVGEKEYRSSFEQAFGAKHRVSIKDIAKAYGVKYHCVKDVNGLLEQLHAAIEVPGFKIIEAKTTRNTRIAMHRALAAGVGF; this is encoded by the coding sequence ATGACTTCTTCGCCTGAACTTGCCGCTCGTATTGCTGATGAACTCTCGAATTACCTTACCGATGTAGTGATTTGTCCCGGATCACGTAATTCAGCATTATCTTTAGCACTGATTGCTCGTAGTGATATCCGAGTGCATGTGCGTATCGACGAACGCAGTGCAGCCTTTTTTGCCCTAGGCATGGCACGAGTAGCACAGCGGCATGTTGGTGTAATAACAACTTCTGGCACGGCAGTAGCAAATTGTTTACCAGCAATGATTGAAGCAGAGTATGCACATGTGCCGCTGGCAATAATCTCTGCAGACAGACCAGCACGCCTTCGCGGTACCGGGGCTAGCCAGACTATTAATCATGATGGTTTATTAGGTATTCCGACGCTACATATTCAAACCTTAGAAGATGTCGAAGCCATTGCAGATCGTTTTTCTTCTGCACAGGTGCATATCAATATAAACTTCGTTGATCCATTGGTGGCAGGGTTACCGGAGATTGTCGATAAGCCAGCAAAAGTGATACCGCCGTTTAGCGATTATCATGATCACGGTGAAATTGAACTAGACCTTAGTAAAAATACGATTGTAGTTGCCGGTGACGAAGCATGGGACGTTGAAGAGCTTGCTGATGTTCCTACTATTGCCGAACCTACTACTATCTCACCTTTATGGCCGATACATTCTTTAGGTGCAGCGATTTTTCTTCAAGAAAAAGTACGTATTAATGGCACGATGGTTTATCCGAAACCAGAACAAATTGTTGTGGTAGGGCATCCTACATTGCATCGTCATGTGTTTCAGTTAATGGCGGATCCACAGATTGATTATTATGTGTTGACCAGGACGGAAACGATTACTAATCCGTTGGGGCGTGAAGTAACTGTTGGCAGCAGGGTGAAAACCACCGGTAAACCAAGTAAAGAATGGAAGAACATTTGCGCTGCGCTGAGCCATCAAGGTGCAGAAGCCGTACGATCTGTTGTCGTTGGTAAAGAGCATGGTTTCACCGGATTACATGTTGCTGCAGCAATCACCGACACCCTTGGTACTGGTGATGCATTTTTCGTTGGCGCATCTAACCCTATTCGTGATGTTAGTTTTACTGGTTTGCCGTTTTATGGAACGGATACTTTTTCCCCACGTGGTGCAGCAGGCATCGACGGTAGTGTTTCCCAAGCCATCGGGATAGCTATTGCCACTCAAGCAGCGCACCCGGAAGAGCCACGTGCGCCGCGCACAATAGCTTTATTAGGTGATGTTACTTTCTTGCATGATGTTGGCGGTCTTTTTTTCGGACCCGAAAGTCCTAAACCAGAAAATCTGACAATTGTGGTGGCTAATGATTCAGGTGGCGGTATTTTCGAAATTTTAGAAGTCGGTGAGAAAGAGTATCGCAGCTCTTTTGAACAAGCTTTTGGCGCTAAACACAGGGTATCTATTAAAGATATCGCAAAAGCATACGGGGTGAAATACCACTGTGTTAAGGACGTAAACGGATTGCTCGAACAGCTTCATGCGGCCATTGAAGTTCCTGGCTTTAAAATTATTGAGGCAAAAACTACCCGCAATACTCGTATTGCGATGCATCGCGCACTTGCAGCTGGTGTTGGCTTTTGA